A single Dermacentor albipictus isolate Rhodes 1998 colony chromosome 3, USDA_Dalb.pri_finalv2, whole genome shotgun sequence DNA region contains:
- the LOC135921688 gene encoding WD repeat-containing protein 55-like: protein MSDSSDGSEDAQEQPSSEPQIGSGETPDDVPFETLLTDVCCHPTRDAVAIGTVEGDAFVHSYALDSPSRELLHLTHHRTSCRKLRFSADGSMLFTGSKDQSLCMVDLNSGAVTQRLPEAHSAPIYSLCVVDEHLLASGDDDGHVKVWDRRHNTAVMECRESDDFISDLATGDNHRVLLATSGDGTLTAFNLRQRALQLQSEPFEDEFLSLAILKHGRKVLVGAGDGSVNLFSWGRWDNMGDRLPLGRSQAVDSLVAITEDLFCLGTADGRVRVASVLPNKCIGVLGSHGHFPVESLSVSRDRQLVASCSHDQRVKFWDVSSVENLRPPSQDFFAGLEA, encoded by the exons ATGTCTGACAGCAGCGACGGCAGTGAAGATGCCCAGGAGCAACCCAGCTCAGAGCCACAGATCGGCTCTGGCGAAACTCCAGATGACGTGCCGTTTGAAACTTTGCTTACTGATGTCTGCTGCCATCCAACACGGGATGCAGTGGCTATTGGCACTGTGGAAGGCGATGCCTTTGTCCATTCATATGCCTTGGACAGTCCTAGTCGCGAGCTGCTGCACCTGACGCACCACCGCACGTCCTGCCGCAAACTCCGGTTCTCGGCTGATGGCTCAATGCTCTTTACGGGCTCCAAGGATCAGTCCCTGTGCATGGTGGATCTGAATTCGGGTGCAGTGACACAGCGCCTCCCAGAGGCCCACAG TGCACCCATCTACAGCCTGTGCGTTGTGGACGAGCACCTGCTGGCGTCCGGCGATGATGATGGCCATGTCAAG GTGTGGGACCGCCGGCACAACACTGCTGTCATGGAATGCCGGGAGAGTGATGACTTCATCAGTGACTTGGCCACAGGTGACAACCACAGGGTACTGCTGGCCACCAG CGGGGATGGGACTCTGACAGCCTTCAATCTAAGGCAGCGTGCTCTCCAATTGCAGTCGGAACCCTTCGAGGATGAGTTTCTCTCTCTGGCCATACTCAAG caTGGCCGTAAAGTGCTGGTCGGTGCAGGCGACGGTAGTGTGAACTTGTTCAGCTGGGGCCGCTGGGACAACATGGGTGACCGGCTTCCACTGGGCCGCTCGCAGGCTGTTGACAGTCTGGTTGCCATCACTGAAGACCTCTTCTGCTTGGGCACTGCTGACGGTCGTGTTCG GGTGGCGAGCGTGCTCCCTAACAAGTGCATAGGCGTGCTAGGTTCGCATGGCCACTTCCCTGTTGAGAGCCTGTCGGTGTCTCGCGATAGGCAGCTCGTGGCCAGCTGCTCGCATGACCAACGGGTCAAGTTCTGGGATGTGTCCTCCGTGGAGAACCTTCGGCCACCAAGTCAAGACTTTTTCGCTGGCCTGGAGGCCTGA